The genomic region TAAATAAGAACCTGTCCCCCATTTCTTCCTCTGTCCCCTGACTCCTGACTCCTGGCTTTCTGACCCCCGTCCCCTGACTCCTGATACCTTCTTCAATGGGCGGGGTATGCGGGGTACGTTAAAACTCAAAACGTAAAGAAAAAACAGGCGGGGTGGGGCTGGATATTGCGGGATACTGGCAACATAACCAAACTGGCAACATAATGTCCCTTTGATTTATTGGATCTATAGAACCAAAATTTTTTCTTCGTTGACAACCAGACCAGACCAGACTACCTAATTTGTAGAAACATGCACTCATGGGAGGCATTATGCAAATAACCAATATCTCAGAGGCCAAAGCCACTCTGTCCCGTCTGATAAAAATGGTACAGGAGACCAACGAACCTGTGATCATCGGCAAGGCAGGAGAGCCTGTTGCCGTACTTTCTGCTTTTAAAAAACAGAACACACCGCGAAAACTCGGGGGGAGCTGGGAAGGCAGAGTTGAGTGTGAAGCCGATTTTGAAGAAGCGGACAAAGAGATTGTCGAAAGCTTTTACAACTCTAAGCTTTTCCCGGACAGACCATGAATTTCCTTTTAGATACACATGTGCTGATCTGGGCTCTTGAAAACAATCCCACCCTGTCGGATAAGGCTAGAAGCAGCATCATCTCCGGAGAAAACATGGTCTTTGTCAGCTCGGTTTCAGTATGGGAAATAGGGATTAAAAGGAGTCTCGGAAAACTGAGTACTCCTGACAACTTACTGGAAGAGCTCAAGTTACACCGATTTACTTCTCTTAACATAACACATGAACATGCAGATATTGCAGGAAGACTGCCCCTTCTTCATAAAGATCCTTTTGATCGAATGCTGGTAGCCCAGGCAATAGTCGAAAATCTATCAGTGATAACACGAGATGAGCAGATTTCCATGTACTCTGTCAAAGTAGTACAGGCCTGAACAGCTTGAAAACCGAAGCTGTATATTATTTAGGCATTGGTATAAGAAAACCTGCTCTTTTGGAAAGAGCATCTTAAAATAGCCGTTCTGATATCAGAATGACTGCTCTAAAGCCAAAAATAAGGCCTTTCTGGGATATTTTCTTTAACTATTCAATGACTTGACCAGGTCCGACCCCGGATTCGATGCGCCCGGATTCGATGCGGATTCGACTTGATTTGCGTGTGGTGGACATAAAATAAAAAAAGCTCACCAGCTATAGAGCCAGTGGGCATAGTGATTAAAATTTAAGCTGCAAATCGCCTTACTTCCAGCTCAATCCCTGAATCCACTGAGTCTATCAAAGAATCAAGATTTTCCATTACTGGATCATGAATTAAGAACTCACCGCATGAATTGCACTGCTCAACTGGAATGTCTTTTATAACAACAATCCTGTGCTGGTCTGTCAATGATCGCCCAAAACGGCCACCCATGATCGGTCTAATGAGGCCACCAAGGCCGTGTTTATTTCCAGGAATACGACTTCATTCCACGGTCCAAACTTATGGAAACGCCAGGCAGATGCCAGTATAGCCCTCTCCATCATGTGCTTCGGCATAGGCAATGTCAGCCAGATAAACATAATTGATCAGATGAATGGAGCCAA from Desulfonatronovibrio magnus harbors:
- a CDS encoding type II toxin-antitoxin system Phd/YefM family antitoxin, yielding MQITNISEAKATLSRLIKMVQETNEPVIIGKAGEPVAVLSAFKKQNTPRKLGGSWEGRVECEADFEEADKEIVESFYNSKLFPDRP
- a CDS encoding type II toxin-antitoxin system VapC family toxin, translating into MNFLLDTHVLIWALENNPTLSDKARSSIISGENMVFVSSVSVWEIGIKRSLGKLSTPDNLLEELKLHRFTSLNITHEHADIAGRLPLLHKDPFDRMLVAQAIVENLSVITRDEQISMYSVKVVQA
- a CDS encoding YgiT-type zinc finger protein; this translates as MGGRFGRSLTDQHRIVVIKDIPVEQCNSCGEFLIHDPVMENLDSLIDSVDSGIELEVRRFAA